The genomic interval GACGTACCGGGCAGGCTGGACTGCAGGCGGCCGTCGCTGGGGACCGGGTCGCACACCCACTCCTCACAGCACTGTCCGGGTATGAGCACGCGCCGGGGGTATGGGCAGGCGGGTGAAGGCAGGCGCACGTTGACCCCGCAGGTTGGCACGCAGCCGATCTCGCCATTCATGCAGACGCACTGGTGCCGGCAACTGGGCTGGAAGCTCTCGCCACTGCGGTACAGGACCCCGCCCAGGGTGCACGTCTCGCCTTCACGGGCTGCGGCATCGGGCGGAGGCAGTGGGACAGTTAGACTCTCCCTCGGGGCTCTTCCAGAGATACATTCATCATTTATTGTGACAAATCCGCATCAAGGACACTggatacactgtcagaaaaaagagcaccaatttgtacctttgcttgtcactgggctGTGCACCagcttttaaggtacagaaatggactctgaggaacattcccaatgtacaaacaacattaatgtgcCCCAACgggtacaaaaatgttcagagAAATGGCTCAGAGTCCACTTCagttaaaaggtacatttactattgatggtacagccccagtgacaagcaaaggtacaaattggtactgtTTATTTCTAACAGTGTAGGAATCTACATCCAGAGATCCTGCACCTCGGAATATTCTAGCACAAACCGAGGTGGGATACCTGGGAAAAGCCCAGTGTTATTCAGATGCTCTTGCTCACCCATGCAGACCCCTGTGTCGCTGTTGCCCATGGCAGCGGAGTGACAGTACAGCAGCCTGTGATGGTCACAGGGCTCCAGCAGGGAACAGGGCTCCCCCACCTGTCTGGCACACACCTTACAGCAACCACAGCCATCCAGGAGCAGGCTGGTGCCTATGGGGCAGGTTGGGGTCTCCGAGGGACACTCACAGGGCTGGGAACAGTCTTGGCTTGCTGCCTGCAACCAGAAGAGAAATGCAACTCTATTAATACAAGCGTGTTGCAGTTCCTCTTGTGTCCACCGCGCGGCCCCATTCAGCGTCCATTCCAATCGGAAATTCACGACATGCTTCACATTTTACCAGGACTTCATGCAGGCTGCGGGCTATAAAATACCATTCACAAAAGGCTGCCATATTCTGAAATGTCGCACAGCAAGAATAACGGTACACCGCAAAGTAATATCGTACAATCACTCTTCGTATTTTCAGACTATTATTAAAATAGCATGCATTACAATGTGAAATTAATCAGTCTAAAAAATACAGGGAAAAAATCGTATTCGGTTATAATTGGTTCAGACCACCTCTATCACCAAAATCTCACgcatacaatcacacactatgtaCAATTTTAAGATGTCAAATGACGTGCAATTTGTACTTGATAAAAAAGGATAtggcttattatttatttttaaaggttGGTTTATAAGATTAGGAAGCCAGTTTGTTTACGTGTGACGCAAACCGGGGCAGTCCAGCACTGACAGCGAATATAAACGCCGTAAAAAAAGTTTCATAAAAGTACATCAGTTATTTCCGCGAGTGCTGCAGTAAATATTTCAACagcaaatgtaattaatttaaatCAGATCACATCTAGGCGTACGTACTCCTCACAGATCATTTCAGCGTTACGAGGTGCAGTGACAGTGTCGTGTATTTACAGCGGGATGTATATAGCGCCTTTCTTTCTCTTCAGCTGCAGTGCTGTGCGCAGTATCATCGGTATGCAAAATCCCACGTGGGGAATCACCTAAAGAATTCATTTACCGACGTACATTATATATTACATCGAGTTGCGAGACGCCTTTGTAAAACGAGTTTAACTATCTTAAGAGATAGTTAGTAACAGACATGAAGTAAACGAGCCCCCTTTCCGAAGCTCACCGCAGGCACAAGCAGGAGAAGGGAGACGGCGGCAGTCAGGGTCCCGAACATGGTTCTCGGGTTCCGTTTCTGTCCTCCGCGGCGTCACACTCCCCTTTCGCTCCGTGTAGCTTGTTTTGCTCACAGGGTGAACAGCCCCACTTTAAATAAGATGGGAGGGGGTGTTGGCCCGGAAAGGAGCGACATGCCGCACGACCCGAGAGGGCTGCCTGGATTCATATTCCagatggattttttaaaaaattcccttTAAAATCTCCAGGTGTTTCATATTCTTCTTTTAGAAACAGAAACAGCTGCTGTTTTCCTATTGTTTTTGGAACCGTTTGCTCCAAGAGTCCAGACTTGGAAAACGAACGAAGGTGAGTTTTGGTTTTACTGGACCAGCAGCAGAGTCACATCCAAGCCAGCGTTCGGGTCTTTGATGTGAGCAAAGGAATCAAAAgatgactgaagaaaaatgccACTAACTTACATTATTTTGGTTTGCGTACCATTATGCTGATCACACACATTTTAGTCATCAACCTAAGAAGCAGGTTTGTCCCATTAAGTAATTaaattatagttttttttatgttacaTCAGACCATATTTTCCTCCATGTTTTTTCAGTAATAGATACATAACAACGATGTacttatggaaaatggatggagagaTTTTACTGCTgtgaaggttttttttgttaagattttcttttaaaatcttACAGTGTTTTTTCACCTTGAAAATTAAACAGGAGTGTATTACTTCTTTAAGCACTGCCTAACGGCAGCTGCCTATTATAGCTTCACTTAGTACTTGTAAGGGACACACAAGCTTTGGAAAACTGGAAAAGTGCAGCTTGAACTTCAGCAGATGGTCTGAATGAAGCAGTCCGAGGCAGACCTACCGCACCCCACAGGACAGCTGAACAGGACCTAGAGCAAACGTCTTGAGCAGATGAATGCTCACTACTTGAGAAATCACCATGGAAAAATGCAAGGCTGTGTTTTTCCTCTCCTGTCTGTTCCCTGGATTGCTTTGGAACTCTTCTTACAGTATTACACTATGCTGCATGCTCTGAGATTGCAATCTGAGGTCCTGGAATGCAACGGCATTAGGAATTATTCCAAGCTCCTTAGATAAAAGTACCATCTTGCTAGAGCTACTGAGCAAAGCAGGACCATCTACTGTATATGTGCGTGAGCTGAGAGCAGAGTCACAACCAAGGCTCGGGCAAATTCCCCGGCAACCATGCAGGACCTGCCTCTAACATGCCGTGCTGTAGAACCTTCCTCTAACACGCCGTGCTGTAGAACCTTCCTCTAACACGCCGTGCTGTAGAACCTTCCTCTAACACGCCGTGCTGTAGAACCTTCCTCTAACATGCAGTGCTGTAGAACCTTCCTCTAACAAGCCGTGCTGTAGAACCTTCCTCTAACACGCTGTGCTGTAGAACCTTCCTCTAACATGCTGTGCTGTAGGACCTTCCTCTAACACGCTGTGCTGTAGAACCTTCCTCTAACATGCGGTGCTGTAGAACCTTCCTCTAACATGCGGTGCTGTAGAACCTTCCTCTAACATGCTGTGCTGTAGAACCTTCCTCTAACATGCTGTGCTGTAGGACCTTCCTCTAACACGCTGTGCTGTAGAACCTTCCTCTAACACGCCGTGCTGTAGAACCTTCCTCTAACACGCCGTGCTGTAGAACCTTCCTCTAACACGCCGTGCTGTAGGATGTGTGAAGACGGCTTACAGGCTAATCAGCGGAGCCAAACCTCTTTGGCCACTGACTTGCTTTCTGGGAGAGGATGTCATGCTAGAAGTGGCTGTGTGAAATCGGAGGAATTTCACTCACCGGGTAAAATGACTTAAGCACTGGATGCTGGCAGCAGATGAGATG from Paramormyrops kingsleyae isolate MSU_618 chromosome 9, PKINGS_0.4, whole genome shotgun sequence carries:
- the ccn2b gene encoding CCN family member 2b, giving the protein MFGTLTAAVSLLLLVPAAASQDCSQPCECPSETPTCPIGTSLLLDGCGCCKVCARQVGEPCSLLEPCDHHRLLYCHSAAMGNSDTGVCMAREGETCTLGGVLYRSGESFQPSCRHQCVCMNGEIGCVPTCGVNVRLPSPACPYPRRVLIPGQCCEEWVCDPVPSDGRLQSSLPDYRDAPDYGLEAEGPQANCITQTTEWSACSTTCGTGVSTRVTNDNEGCQLEKQSRVCMIRRCQAEQGGAAKRGKRCQRSSKSQQAVRFQLSGCTSVRAYKPRFCGTCTDGRCCTPKDTVTGEVEFHCPEGDGFRRKMMFIKSCSCHRDCPQDNDIFLTTHLRQMSGDYESGM